The region AGGCGGGCCATGGAGGAGACGTAGCCGGGTCCGGGTCCAgcagcggtggcgggcggcgagggcgagcagAGGTGGTCGGGGAGGCAGGAGACGGtggcggagaggaggagggcgaggaggaaggaggtggCGTTGCGGAGCGCGTAGAGGACGGCGCGGAAGCCGTTGAAGGCGTTGAGGTTGAAGTCGAGAGGGGAGCGGTGGTCGAGCAGGAGGGAGGCCGGGTCGAGgcgggcgtcggcgagggcgcggtTCTCCTGGAGGAGGCCCGCGGCGTGGCGTCGCGGCGCGTTgatggcgcgcgcggcggcgttggcggaggagaggaggaggaggcagtgGCAGTCGTggagggcgcgcgcggcggtggccgagTAGGCGTCgagcgcggtggcgccggcgcggacgAGCTGGCAGGCGTCCCACAGGCGGGACGTCTCGTCCATGTACTCGTCCAGCCAGCTCTCGCCGGCCGGCAGGTGCAGCCGGTGCAccagctgcagcagctgcgAGTGCATTGACCggaccagcgccgccgcctgctgcaGGAATGGCCCCGACATGaacgccacctcgccgccgtccagcctGCAGTGCAGCGCGTCCAGCCCCTGCCCGATGGACGAGTAGAAGctgttcatcttcttctttcttctttctttgctTGCTTGGCTTGCTGATGAGGcatcaactatatatatatatatatgttttcaaaGATGATACGGTGGTACATTACATGCATACTTCTACCTCGTGGCCGCGTTCGGGTGGAGGCGATAAGTTAAACTTGCCCACCACGAAAAACGTAAGAATAGActattacatgattaattaattattaattattaaaaaaatagattaatatgattttttaaaataacatttctatagaattttttttttaaaaaaaaacaccgtttGACAGTTAGGAACGCATGTGTGTAGAAAACGAAGatgttaagttaacttatgccccgTGGCGAACATGGCCTATGTAGCACTAGTGCTCCTGCTTCCTCCCTATTTGTGCCAGTGGCAACAGCTGCTCTTAGTCCTACGATAAATAAACCTAGTATTAGATGTGGCATATTTTGTCGCATCCGTCGTAagcaaataaacttaaaattggATGTGACACGTACGAATTcggatttgtttattttgatacGGATAGAGTACACGGCATAGAAGTAACTATTCGTTATAAACGAATCAACTTATAACTGGACAttgacatttatttttatagagcTAGTAAAAAACAGGGAAGCAGTAACATGGTGGGTCAGCAACGGAATAATGGTATGATGTTGTGTCTGGGCTTGAAGGGGAAGGATCATTATATTGGGACTCTCTACACTCTACACTGCCATTCCATCTGCCAGCATATTTGCTTGTTCATCTCTCATCGATATGATATGATACTGTCATCACCTAGGTACCCCTGCCTCCTGCGTTGGTTGCCATATATGCATCGGAAAACGCAACACGTCCTTGAGCTTGGGGAGGTGCATacgaaggaaaagaaaaggaaatgagCGATGCTACACGTACAACTCCAACCGTACTGTCGTCGTACGACTTGTGCTCGCCTCGTCATCACCAGCGTCGGGTGGGCTGTTTGATTCGTCTATTGCAGTCGTACACGAATTAGCATTTtccaaaagaaatttattGTTATGGATTAGGCCCTATTCCGActagaaatttgttttttctgggACGGTGAGAGTAAGCAACAACACTAGCAAATGGTAATGCAAGAAACGATACATGGTGGTTGTTTTGAGATGAATGTCGAACGGCAATTGGGACCAGAGATGATAAAGCAGAGAGCAAGGAAGGAAGCCAGGGGAAGACAGAGGCAAGGCAAGAGGGGCCTCTGTATTAACTCAtgtctcacctcatatatacAGTCAACTATACCTACCGGTACACAAATCTCATGTGCTGCTGCCGTCCTACTTAATTACTCCTGTATACAGCATTTCTTGGTACAGTATTTCAGACAAGTTGTTACTGGTAGTAGAAGGAACGTAGTTACAATGGAAGTTTGTTGCTGGTTGATGAATGAATTCAGAATTGAGAAGAATGAAGAGGGACAAAAATTCAAAGGTGGTCAGGGGTACGAGAGATTTGTCTGTCTGTCTGCGCTCCATCGATGCAAGTTCCCATGgacaggcaggcaggcatgcATCTTCCATCTCATTTTAGGGCAGGCTGCTGCAACTACAATGCACAATGCAGTGCAAAGGAACTGTAGTAAcaacatgcatatgcatgatgATGGGTTTCCTTGTACCCGTACAAATCTCTCTGCCATGCATGGCTTCCTTCTTTTGAGGCCAGCCCAGCCTCCTCTACCTCTCCATTAAACTTAATTCTATTGATAAATATTATTCCTTCCGTTTTgtattacaaaattttaatatatatatatatatatacacacatatttatatatgacgaATATGAATAAacccaaaaaatcttataatataaaatggagggagtataaaactGAAGCGATTAATaagattagtatataagtaGCATAGGATTAATTAATaagagcagatacaatagtagactataagtcagttataaacatattttaaagaaat is a window of Oryza brachyantha chromosome 8, ObraRS2, whole genome shotgun sequence DNA encoding:
- the LOC102710720 gene encoding uncharacterized protein LOC102710720; its protein translation is MNSFYSSIGQGLDALHCRLDGGEVAFMSGPFLQQAAALVRSMHSQLLQLVHRLHLPAGESWLDEYMDETSRLWDACQLVRAGATALDAYSATAARALHDCHCLLLLSSANAAARAINAPRRHAAGLLQENRALADARLDPASLLLDHRSPLDFNLNAFNGFRAVLYALRNATSFLLALLLSATVSCLPDHLCSPSPPATAAGPGPGYVSSMARLRQRVADEMAAAAADHSAAGTTIMMYEFRQARAGIDTLKVELDRLGATGYGDPEEIADRAELIKGWVDMLRSGAEAVIAELDDFFDDIVEGRKVLSDLCSHR